Genomic DNA from Oncorhynchus nerka isolate Pitt River linkage group LG17, Oner_Uvic_2.0, whole genome shotgun sequence:
GAGTAAAAACTAACTGACAACTAGggaaagctcaaaccaagtttttTCACCCAATGGGTCAGAcaactgaacagacaaaaacATGTTCCCACCAGCACAAGTATATATAgtcgggcctcccgggtggcgcagtggttaagggtgctgtactgcagcgccagttgtgccaccagagactctgggttcgcgcctaggctctgtcgcgaccgggaggtccgtggggcgacgcacaattggcctagcatcgtccgggttagggagggtttggccggttggtatatccttgtctcatcgcgcaccagcgactcctgtggcgggccgggcgcagtacatgctaaccaaggttgccaggtgcacagtgtttcctccgacacattggtgcggctggcttccgggttggatgcgcgctgtgttaagaagcagtgcggcttggttgggttgtgtatcggagggcgcatgactttcaaccttcgtctctcctgagcccgtacgggagttgtagcgatgagacaagatagtagttactaacaattggataccacgaaattggggagaaaaaggggtaaaattaaaaaatttaaaaagtatATATAGTCCACTTTAGGCAGGAAGTTAAGTGATGTGGGTTtaaactgttccttctcccttaTTATGACCTGACCTGGAGCCCTATTAATCCACAGCTatccacccttatcagtgacgGCAATCATGTCTGGTTTCAGTCGTTGGGTTGTAATTTGAAATACTTGCTACACCAGAAATGAATGGTTATGTGTAGGAGGAATGTATATGGTGCGGTCACTTCAGATTGGATacgacccagttgttcagtctttttgttctgtatctatggacgcgacccagtcgttcctTCTAAATgctccattgccatactggctagCAACGTTCTTTTCCCTTGCTTGCTTGCTAGCCAACTAATGCTAACTTAgtgtcacgtcaaacagtgcagccagaataacaacaaagtagctgcatttgttcaAGCTGtattctagtgacatttatttggatatcCATAacaataacaatgagctaatgaggcactTTTTTCGCCTGACATAGagaatgtgctctctcgtcaggacactgttgttcagaggagctagccaacaacacagctagcacaatcacttcaaactgaagctatAAAGACTGTAAACCAGCTGCACTTTGTTTCGTTTTAgctttttttcaattgacatttctttgtattcTGTATATACATAAACATTTTGctagctgattcatgatttcgactggctgagaaactctgcctgcctgcctgtctgtcttgttCCAACTCCCGacatgttcattactatgggacagctggagattgaatttgaatattgaaacaaagtTGCAAATGTCGCAGAGAcggacagcaaggtttatacaaaacCCCGTTGTTGAAAacgaaatgttagtctaaaataaatgtgagataatgtctagatgcatttaatagtggagatcaagtttataaattgcctggctgggctgatgagaaagtggattgagcagtcagatggaacacagaaaataggcattttaacataatagatttagccagtggtaacttatggaatagacactggctggaaagcggttttaaccaatcagcattcaggataagacccacccgttgtatattAGACCACAACAACCACATCTATACTAGAATAGACCACAACAACCACATCAATACTAGAATAGACCACAACAACCACATCTATACTAGAATAGACCACAACAACCACATCAATACTAGAATAGACCACAACAACCACATCAATACTAGAatagaccacaacaacaacatcaataaTAGAATAGACCACAACAACCACATCAATAACTAGAATAGACCACAACAACCACATCAATACTAGAATAGACCACAACAACCCCATCAATACTATAATAGACcacaacaaccacatcaacactAGAATAGACCACATAAAcataggtacagtggggcaaaaaagtatttagtcagccaccaattgtgcaagttctcccacttaaaaagatgagagaggcctgtaattttcatcatagttacacttcaactatgacagacaaaatgagaaaaaaaatccagaaaatcacattgtaggatttttaatgaatttatttgcaaatgatggtggaaaataagtattggtGGCTTGCCCAACTGTATACACATACACTGTAACACAAAGGTGAGACTGTCTGAGGTTGTGTTAACCTTTCTTGGGCCTGAAGGTGAGGTTAAGGTTGTGTTACCTTTCTTGGGCCTGAAGATAAGGTTGTTGCGGACCATGTGTATGGCGATGAGCATCAGCAGCACAGACATGAAGGGGATGAGGAAGCCCAGGTTGTTGGCCACTGACTGCTGGATGTAGGCGATACCCAAAAACACTACCGTCGAGTTCAGGTTCACCAGCCAGTAGAACCTGAGAGGACAACATTACAACTAGGCTTGAGGGGAAACTTTTTGGAATGAAATGCAGGCCCTGTGATCTCCACATTAATCTTGGTACCCTTAACCAAATCAGCTAGTCACTGAGAAACTATATATCATCACAGAGATGGCAAAAGATACATCAAAATTGATCTAGTTACAAATACAATATACTCTAAAGAACAATATATCAAACAAAAATACAATATACTCTAAAGAACAATATATCAAACAAAAATACAATATACTCTAAAGAACAATATATCAAACAAAAATACAATATACTCTAAAGAACAATATATCAAACAAAAACAATACAATATATCAaacaaaaatacaataaaaagAACAATATATCAAACAAAAATACAATATACTCTAAAGAACAATATATCAAACAAAAATACAATATACTCTAAAGAACAATATATCAAACAAAAATACAATATACTCTAAAGAACAATATATCAAACAAAAATACAATATACTCTAAAGAACAATATATCAAACAAAAATACAATATACTCTAAAGAACAATATATatcaaaaaaaaataaacaaaaatacaatATACTCTAAAGAACAATATATCAAACAAAAATACAATATACTCTAAAGAACAATATATCAAACAAAAATACAATATACTCTAAAGAACAATATAtcaaacaaaaatacaaaatactcCAAAGAACAATATATCAAACAAAAATACAATATACTCTAAAGAACAATATATCAAACAAAAATACAATATACTCTAAAGAACAATATAtcaaacaaaaatacaaaatactctAAAGAACAATATATCAAACAAAAATACAATATACTCTAAAGAACAATATATCAAACAAAAATACAATATACTCTAAAGAACAATATAtcaaacaaaaatacaaaatacttttGTAGTTGTAGTTAGATAAACTAcaaatacatacagtggggcaaaaaagtatttagtcagccaccaactgtgcaagttctcccacttaaaaagatgagagaggcctgtaattttcatcataggtacacttccactatgacagacaaaatgagaagaaaaaaaatccagaaaatcacattgtaggatttttaatgaatttatttgcaaattatggtggaaaataagtatttggtcacctacaaacaagcaagatttctggctctcacagacctgtaacttcttctttaagaggctcctctgtcctccactcgttacctgtattaatggcacctgtttgaacttgttatcagtataaaagacacctgtccacaacctcaaacagtcacactccaaactccactatggccaagaccaaagagctgtcaaaggacatcagaaacaaaattgtagacctgcaccaggctgggaagactgcatctgcaataggtaagcagcttggtttgaagaaatcaactgtgggagaaattaggaaatggaagacataccactgataatctccctcgatctggggctccacgcaagatctcaccccgtggggtcaaaatgatcacaagaacggtgagcaaaaatcccagaaacacacggagggacctagtgaatgacctgccagagctgggaccaaagtaacaaagcctaccatcagtaacacactacaccaccagggactcaaaACCTGCAGTGatagacgtgtccccctgcttaagccagtacatgtccaggctcgtctgaagtttgctagagagcatttggatgatccagaagaagattgggagaatgtcatatggtcagatgaaaccaaaatataactttttggtaaaaactcaactcgtcgtgtttggaggacaaagaatgctgagttgcatccaaagaacaccatacctactgtgaagcatgggggtggaaacatcatgctttggggctgtttttctgcaaagggaccaggacgtacttattttccaccataatttgcaaataaattcattaaaaagtcctacaatgtgattttctggattttttttctcattttgtctgtcatagttgaagtgtacctatgatgaaaatgaaaggcctctctcatctttttaactgggagaacttgcacaattggtggctgactaaatatttttttgccccactgtacaggtaaatacatttgcaagtaCACACCTTCACTACAACATTCTCAGTAATgctaacattttttattttttttacttgctttgactgtaatatgtggttgtTTATCTACTGTACCTTAGTTGAATGCCTTGTAAATTGTTCTGGTTATGAGTGTCTGCTAAACGACAAACATTAacatttcaattaaaaaaattAACAATCGCAAAGCACACTGGGTATTATTATTGGCCTTCTTATGGGTGCGGAGGTCATTATTTTAATACCCATTATGCTTTTCAACTGTTCTTTTTTACTttgacattttttacatttagcaCAGTGATTCTCAACTGGGGGTCGCGGGACTTGCACaggaatatatatacatacatgttTTTAAAATAAAACATTATGTTGAAAGGCAAACGGTGCACCGCTTATTGTTGCTGACTTTACACATGCAGCGTGTCCGCAGtggtgaaatggctagctacgttctgccccccacacacactgatgcAAAGAAATTACAGATTTCTCAACACACACGGTACAAGAAAGGCACTTTGCGCATCATACCTTGCGGCCCAGCACATTGCTAAGTGCAAAAAAGCCCACACCAGCAGAGAAGATCTCATACTCCCTGCTGATTTATATCTGCACTGGTATCTTGGGAGAGTCAGCCACCAACAAACTTAAAACCATACCCCTATCCAGTAgtaattttagcatgtaaatcttggttggGCAAACAACCTCCCCCCAAATGTtttgatgcatgccagcaaacccacaacacaacactaaacaacacattaaccaTATACACTATAACGGGGAATAGTGCCCACACAattaaagctgtcccaacagcagagtcccaacagcagtccctacaccttaccactgctacacctggctatcagtgaagccttgtctggcagcgaaccAGTTAATTccttttaaaaaacatagctggtatgactgacttgcttaaacaaatgtggtttaactgacaattgagatgtacaaagtatggcataaggggacgacgagtggataagaggcaatccgtaatttagataaagacattaatgagcaagctaggacagacgtagtcattataactatttgttcagcacttttgaaatgtactgcgacagaattcagaacattggTCATTCTTATAGTATTCTCTTTGTACACCAAGTGAGAACCGTAGGATagataaagggggcatataagcagacaatgaaagctcttacgaTATTCAATGATTAatgttacatttctctaaaacaggttataggctacatgtgcaccaccaagtcagaacagtaggcagaATTAGGAGGGCAAacgggaccaaattattagggtgaggcacatgggctactaacagcttactacacaacatacacttagtattactttattAGCTACAGTatgcatatctccctggcatattacatcatttatgcagcagcatacaatacatttttggactcaccttgtggtGTTGGGCTCACTTGAACAGGTTGTGGTCCTTTGTGGGCAAAtattgtcatcaaactttgtcatcaaagtccagcattctctggatttatggtgctttcaagacaactgggaactctgaaaaaaaacaagtttgaatcatgatgacgtcagtgatcttcatgtCGGCGTTTTTTTTCAGAGttaccagttgtcttgaacttacTGAAATCAGATTTCTCAGTTCTGAGTTTCAGGTTGTTTTGAGTGCTGCAGAAGTCATCCTGGATTGACACCATGGACGAtattgaatgtttatccttttaagcttggaaaagagacccttaaaccaagatttggaccacacacccactccactgaataacaggctagtgattgctttgcaatgcttgcagttagccactgactccttccaaaccactcactgttgaatttgcgatttcaacttgatgtgtaatgtttatgtccaatggtcgGTGAGCACAGATACGTTTTTCTCTACATTATTTCTCTTCGTATGACaaagattaaaaaggatttgccagtagtttgtcgacttgattcatgatgatgactgatagcctgctagctaagatttgaagccttcttggatgggcacttctaatgcaactctatggcagcacccaaggggcttacATTTTCGAGCTTGAAAATACAAATTACATGGGAGTGTAGTTCAGTGTTATTAAAATTACAATATACATATTTCAAATACATGTAACAGAAATACTgcccgtgtgcgtgtgtgtgtgtgtgtgtgtgtgtgtgtgtgtgtgtgtgtgtgtgtgtgtgtgtgtgtgtgtgtgtgtgtgtgtgtgtgtgtgtgtgtgtgtgtgtgtgtgtgtgtgtgtgtgtgaccatgtcTGCTAACACACCTACCTCCTCACCAGTCAAATCCATCAAGTGTGCTAGGGCTTCTGTGTTTGATTATTGAATAGCTGAATTGTTGAATGGCTCTAGGGTGCATTAGGTAATATTGTATATTTGCAACTAATTGATTGACCTTATGTTTTCATATTTTCATTCATTTCTCTGCTGAGACTCTAGCAGGGTTGAATTACTCGTGCAATATTATAGAGACGTCTTTGTATTCCATTTGTGAATTTGAGAGCAGTTACATTTCCCCAGACCCAGTCCTCAGCGTTATATTGGACCAAGCAATTCAGTCTGTGATAAGAAAGGTTTCCATTGGGTTGAAACACCAACTCaggattttttacattttttatgtaTTGTCAAGCCGGTCCAGCAATTCATTCCGTGGTAAGAAACCATTGCAGGGGATGGCTTTCCCTGAAATGGGTTTTAGAAAATCAGGTGGAAACAAGCACTGTCATTATCTGGGCACAGGGGAACAAACAGAATATTCTAGTCACCCTGCATGTGCAGCAAAATCGACTTGGCAAAGCCAGAGCAACTTTCAATTGGTGCATTAGTATATCACCTTAAGATAGCCGTGTGAGACAGCAACATATCCCAATCATATCAAGTATATTTTCCCTCAACAAAGTATTTATAAAAAAATggcatatacatttacatttagttaatttagcagacactcttatcacaCCATAGTTCTACCAGACGTCTGATACCATTGCAGGGTGAATGGGTTCACAAGATGTGAACCATGATAAAAAAGATAGCATAGAAAAGTATTTCGAATTTTGAAAATACAAATTACAGCAGTGTAGTTCAGCCCAGCATAATTCAAATGACCTAAGTAATTAAAAAACGTATTTCAAATATGTAACATAAACACTGGCATAAATATCTGCCTATTACCCAACACTGTTACATTTCCTTATCAAAGAAACCACACCCCCTGTAGAGACAGAGTACACAGTCAAGTAGGAAgccactccctctcctctggtGTAGAGCTCAATGAAACAGAAAGTAATATTTGACACTGCCATTGCTTAACCTACAGGAGAGAGCACCAAAATGGCTGAACATCTAGAACTGTTATGGTGCTCCATCTGTCTGGATCTACTGAAGGATCCGGTGACTTTTCCCTTCAGACACAGCTGTATGCAACGTCATCTTCTTAGTTTGACTTCCATCCAAACCAcatccctgtagacacagagttTCACAGCCCAGTTGGAAGCCACTCCCTCAATGAAACAGAAAATAATCTTTGACAAGCTGTTGCTCATCTTTCGGGTGAAAGCACTAAAATGGCTGACAATCAGGAACTGTTCTGTTGCTCCGTCTGTCTGGATCTACTGAAGGATCCGGTGACTACTGCCTGTGGACACAGTTACTGTATGGGCTGTATTAAAGAAAGCTGGGATCAGGATGATCTGAAAGGTGTCTACAGATGTCCCCAGTGCAGACAGACCTTCACTCCAAGGCCTACTCTGAAGAGAAACACCGTGCTGGCTGAAGTGTTGGAGAatttgaaaatggcagatttccAAGGTACCACTCCTGCACACTTTTATGCTGAACCTGAAGATGTGGAGTGTGATGTCTGCACTAGGAAAAAACTCAAAGCTGTCAAGTCCTGTCTGGTGTGTCTGGCCTCTTACTGTGAGACTCATCTCCAGCCTCACTACTATGTGTCCCCACTAAAGAAGCATAAGCTTGTCAATGCAGTGACAGATCTACAGGAGAAGATTTGCCCAAACCATGACAAACTGCTGGAGGTTTACTGTCGTACCGATCAGCAGTGTATCTGTCTGCTGTGTTTGATGGATGAACATAAAGGCCATGATACAGTGTCAGCTGCAGCAGAGAGGACTGAGAAACAGGTAAAATGCTGAATATTACTCTCCCATTATATGCAGTATACTTGTTTACATAAAGAATTGCATCATTATTGGACGGATCAAACCACATGACATTAATGTCAACCGAtccaaaaaaaaatgtaatctattaGCATGCCTTCAATGTAATATCCACCATTATAGAGTAGCAAGTGCAACATAACCCAGGCCAAAAACTAGAATCTATTAGCATGCCTTCAATGTAATATCCGCCATTATAGAGTAGCAAGTGCAACATAACCCAGGCCAAAAACTAGAATCTATTAGCATGCCTTCAATGTAAAATCCGCCATTATAGAATAGCAAGTGCAACATAACCCAGGCCAAAAACTAGAATATATTAGCATGCCTTCAATGTAATATCCACCATTATAGAGTAGCAAGTGCAACATAACCCAGGCCAAAAACTAGAATCTATTAGCATGCCTTCAATGTAATATCCACCATTATAGAGTAGCAAGTGCAACATAACCCAGGCCAAAAACTAGAATCTATTAGCATGCCTTCAATGTAATATCCACCATTATAGAGTAGCAAGTGCAACATAACCCAGGCCAAAAACTAGAATATATTAGCATACCTTCAATGTAATATCCACCAATATAGAGTAGCAAGTGCAACATAACCCAGGCCAAAAACTAGAATCTATTAGCATGCCTTCAATGTAATATCCACCATTATAGAGTAGCAAGTGCAACATAACCCAGGCCAAAAACTAGAATATATTAGCATACCTTCAATGTAATATCCGCCATTATAGAGTAGCAAGTGCAACATAACCCAGGCCAAAAACTAGACTCTATTAGTATGCATTCAATGTAATATCCACCATTATAGAGTAACAAGTGCAACATAACCCAGGCAGGTTCATCTCTCACTAAAACATAAAGGGTGGGTTTCCCAGACACCAATTaaacctagtcctggactaaagacAAGCATTAAGTGGCAATATGTAAATTTTTGCGCAACCTGATCAAAttaacatagaaatgtgagttatagatatgtcattctacttgaaagcaagtctaagaagccgTATATATGTTCTatatgcgctatttctatgcttcccattcttaaaTTATTTTACTTTCATTTTTgttcaccagcttcaaacagctgaaacaacaatatttttggttatggaaaatatatttccagCGATTTaggtacaatgactctctacactctacttacactctacactctactacactctctacactctgtcacataaactgaaattaggcaaacttttagagttttagcaaccaggaaaaggCTGAGCGATTTCTCCACAGTGCAACTTTAATAGAGAATCTCAATTTAAAATGCTGTCCAGGTTCAGGCTTGATCCGTGTCTGGGAAACCACCCCAACATGCTGTTCAGTCCAGGTTGAGGCTTGATCTGTGTCTGGGCAACCACCCCAACATGTTGTTCAGTCCAGGTTGAGGCTTGATCTGTGTCTGGGCAACCACCCCAACATGCTGTTCAGTCCAGGTTGAGGCTTGATCCATGTCTGGGAAACCACCCCAACATGCTGTTCAGTCTGGGATTAGGCttgatctgtgtctgggaaaccacccCAACATGCTGTTCAGTCCAGGTTGAGGCtcaatctgtgtctgggaaaccagcccaACATGCTGTTCAGTCCAGGTTGAGGCttgatctgtgtctgggaaaccacccCAACATGCTGTTCAGTCTGGGATTAGGCTTGATCTGTGTCTGGACAACCACCCCAACATGCTGTTCAGTCCAGGTTCAGGCttgatctgtgtctgggaaaccaacccaacATGCTGTTCAGTCCAGGTTGAGGCttgatctgtgtctgggaaaccacccCAACATGCTGTTCAGTCTGGGATTAGGCttgatctgtgtctgggaaaccacccCAACATGCTGTTCAGTCTGGGATTAGGCTTGATCCGTGTCTGGGAAACCACCCCAACATGCTGTTCAGTCCAGGTTGAGGCttgatctgtgtctgggaaaccacccCAACATGCTGTTCAGTCCAGGTTGAGGCttgatctgtgtctgggaaaccacccCAACATGCTGTTCAGTCCAGGTTGAGGCttgatctgtgtctgggaaaccagcccaACATGCTGTTCAGTCCAGGTTGAGGCTTGATCCGTGTCTGGGAAACCACCCCAACATGTAGGCAATTTAGATAAGTATGCTGAACTCTCAAAGAGATTTCCTTTTGGTATGGCAGAGTTTCTATTAGTAAAATATGTTATGTGATGTTTGGTATGGAAGAGTTTCTACTAGTAAAGTATGTAATGTGATGTGTTTTTGAGCAGCAACAGTTGGGAGAAACACAGAAGGAAGGGAAGCAGAGAGCCcagaggaaagagaaggaggtGCAGGAGCTGAGACAGGCTGTAGATGCCATTAAGGTGAGTTTAAATCAAGGTTCAAATGATGTGGGTGTCAATGGTGCTGGGGCTCTGGGTTTGGGGAGCCAAGACGAAcagggggttcacagtccttgtGAGAGCTGTTTTTCGGTCCTAACAGGAGTCTTCATGGGTAGCCGTGGATGACTTTGAGAGAATGTGTTCCATGCACATCCTTTCATATATCCGCTCCATTGAGAGAAGGCGTTCTGAGGTGAAGGAGCAGATCAGAGCCCAGGAGAAGGCTGGAGTGAGTCAGGCTGAAGGACTCCTGGAGCAACTGGAGCAGGAGGTTGCTGAGTTCAAGAGGAGAGATTCTGAGCTGGAgcagctctcacacacagaggaTCACATCCATTTCCTCCAGGTGACCTTACTCTCTGTCTTAGACAATGTTGTCAGTGAATTGTGTTTGAGCTCCAGAAGTCTTTGACTCAATTCATTCTGAATTTATTTTCAGAGTATCGATTC
This window encodes:
- the LOC115144721 gene encoding E3 ubiquitin/ISG15 ligase TRIM25-like — translated: MADNQELFCCSVCLDLLKDPVTTACGHSYCMGCIKESWDQDDLKGVYRCPQCRQTFTPRPTLKRNTVLAEVLENLKMADFQGTTPAHFYAEPEDVECDVCTRKKLKAVKSCLVCLASYCETHLQPHYYVSPLKKHKLVNAVTDLQEKICPNHDKLLEVYCRTDQQCICLLCLMDEHKGHDTVSAAAERTEKQQQLGETQKEGKQRAQRKEKEVQELRQAVDAIKESSWVAVDDFERMCSMHILSYIRSIERRRSEVKEQIRAQEKAGVSQAEGLLEQLEQEVAEFKRRDSELEQLSHTEDHIHFLQSIDSLCGPPGPKAFPSSLEAVKKFVSEQKERMKNTCKEETDKMLNCLEKNMLTKTSSPPVQEYSTRSGFLKDYRTIEVDPNTACATLSLSNRNKEIAWSDKAQAYSDHLDRFTYYHQALCKVGLSETCYWEVEWSGGIVDVAVSYRGISRKGWGNDCCFGHNDQSWSLVCSPSSCSFWHNNNNKTNIPVPRASRVGVYLEHKAGTLSFYSISNTMVLLHRVQTIFTEPLYPGFGVDLGSSLKICHLPV